DNA sequence from the Bacillus sp. 2205SS5-2 genome:
TCACTGATACCTCTTTTAACGTACGCTCACCTTTTTCCAACTAATGTTACCTCTTTAGATAACCTTCAATTTCCACCTATCTAACCCCAAACTTTCAATGTTACAGTAAAAATAACTAACCAACAATCCCTAACAACCTCTCATGAATCCCTTCCCAAGACTGGTTCAAATCCAACGTGCAGACTCTAATACCAAACCCATGCATTTCATAATTCAAATCGATTTCCTTATAAACTTTTGGGTATAAAAGGATACCAATCGCTTTCTTCCCAGTAAAATATTCATCATTCTTTAGATACGAGAACATTTGGTACAAATGTGCACTGCGAACGGTCTCCTTTTCCCAATGCTGAGAGAATATGTCTTTGTAAAATTTGGTATCGATTATGATTTTTCTATTTTCAAATTCTAAAGAAATGTCCGTCGTCATCTTTGGTAGAAGCTCTTTGTCCTTTCCTTCAGCCGGCCAATGGAGTATATCACTCTTTGCTTTCGATCCTTTTATTTCTTTTCGATAAAAATTCTTCACAAAGTCCTCAAACAGTTTCGCCATTTTTTGATGTTCACGAGAGAAGTCCTGAAAGAGTTGTTCAGCTTCCCATTCATGAAGCAAGGTATTTTCCCAGATAAACTGGCAAATGTTTAGTAGAAACTGATAGTGCTGATTATTCCGGTGAAGACTAAATTCCTTAAATAAGTTGCTTGAGATCTTTATTAGAGAAATGCCACTGAAAAAGGGGAGTACCTTTGTGATTTCATCCCGATACTCCTTCTCTAGTTGCTTCTGCATTGATAAGTGATACAAAATGGTTTTGATCACTTGATTATGCAAAAAGTCGTGAGTCATATTGTCTTCAAGAATATGCATCTTCCCTCTTCTACGGGAGAAGGTTTGGAGGGATTCCTTGAAAAGGATTTTCCCCCGGATGATGCCTGATTCATCTTGAGTCTGGATGTATTCTTTGTAAAAGCCCTTTTTAATAAGGGCTTTTACTTTTATAATCAACACCTTGCTTAGGAGATTGATCAGGCTTTTTTCATCTTTCCTCAATACAGAAATGAAGTTCTTTTCATGAGGATGGCTCCAAGCATAGGTAAGCATATAGTAAATGTTTTTAATCGGGATCCTGCTAGGATTTTCGGATAAGGTCATCTACCTTGTCCTCCTGATCAAACCAGTATTCCGCTAGTAGAGGCCTGATCTCTAGTCGGATAATTCGTTCGTACCAGGCCTGCTCGTCTTCTATTTTTATCCCAGGTGAGAAGTAGCTATGACCTATCTCAAAGCCCTTCCCTAGATTCACTACATCACTGGATATTTCAGAGTTTACTTCCTGCATAAATGTCTTGATATTATCAACAAACCCCTTGCTAATACCTCTTGTTTTCAGGTGTTCCTCAAAGGCAGGAGTGTGAAATCCAGGGATGAGTTCAATAAAGGCAAATCTTCTTCTTAAGGCATAATCAACAAGCGCTAATGAACGATCCGCTGTATTCATCGTAGCAATGACAAATACATTTTCCGGGATAGAGAAGGTTTTATCACCTTTGCTATAGGCGAGTTTAATGGAATAATCGGCCCCCCGTTTGTCTGCTTCTATTAACATCATGACTTCGCCGAATATTTTAGAGAGATTCCCCCGGTTTATTTCATCGATGATAAAGTAGAAGTTTTCTTCAGGCTGCTTCTTTGCTTTCTCACAGAAAGAATAAAACAATCCATCTTGGAGCGAAAAATGTCCCTCTTCATTCGGTTTGAACCCTCTAATAAACTCTTCATAGGAATAGGATTGATGGAACTGTACCATCTCGATGTTTTCCGGTTGTCTTTTTTGCAT
Encoded proteins:
- a CDS encoding 5-methylcytosine restriction system specificity protein McrC codes for the protein MTLSENPSRIPIKNIYYMLTYAWSHPHEKNFISVLRKDEKSLINLLSKVLIIKVKALIKKGFYKEYIQTQDESGIIRGKILFKESLQTFSRRRGKMHILEDNMTHDFLHNQVIKTILYHLSMQKQLEKEYRDEITKVLPFFSGISLIKISSNLFKEFSLHRNNQHYQFLLNICQFIWENTLLHEWEAEQLFQDFSREHQKMAKLFEDFVKNFYRKEIKGSKAKSDILHWPAEGKDKELLPKMTTDISLEFENRKIIIDTKFYKDIFSQHWEKETVRSAHLYQMFSYLKNDEYFTGKKAIGILLYPKVYKEIDLNYEMHGFGIRVCTLDLNQSWEGIHERLLGIVG